Part of the uncultured Methanobrevibacter sp. genome, ATGCAGCTAAAGAAGCAGATATCATTCACATATTACTTCCTGATGAAATCCAAGAAAAAATTTACAATGAACAAATTGCACCTTATGTTGAAGCTGGAAATACCATTTCCTTCTCTCACGGTTACAACATCCACTTTGGTTTAATTAAACCTGGTGAAGATGTTAATATAGTAATGTTTGCTCCTAAAGGACCTGGTTCCAAAGTAAGAACTACTTACTTAGAAGGTTTCGGAATTCCTGGTTTAGTAGCTATTGAACAAGATGCAACTGGAGATGCATTACAACTCGCATTAGGTATGGCAAAAGCTTGTGGTTTCACCAAAGCAGGTGTAATTGAAACTACTTTCAAAGAAGAAACTGAAACTGATTTATTCGGTGAACAAGCTGTTTTATGTGGTGGACTTACCGGATTAATTAATGCTGGTTTCCAAACTTTAGTAGAAGCTGGTTATCAACCTGAAATTGCTTACTTTGAAACCTGTCACGAAGTAAAACTCATCGTGGATGATATTTATGAACATGGTTTCGGTGGAATGTGGAAAGATGTAAGTAATACTGCTGAATACGGTGGATTAACTAGAAGAGATTATGTCATAACTGAAGAAGCTAAAAAAGGTATGAAAAAAGTTTTATCTGAAATCCAAGATGGTACTTTCAAAAAACAATTTGCAGATGAAAATGCAACTGATGCAGCTAACTTAAAAGAAATGAGAGCTGCTGAAGACCAAGAATCTATTGAAGTTGTTGGAGAAAGACTCAGAAAAGCTTGTGGATTACAAAAAGATGATTAAATAATTTAATCATTTTCACTCTTTTTTTACTCTTTTTTTTAAAATTATTTTTTGGATGCATTAATATGGTTTTTATAGGAATGGATCATGGAACTACTGGAATCTCTTTTTGTATAATGTCTAACAATGGTGAAGTTATAGATGTTTTTAAAATAGGAAGAGAAGAAAGTAAACAGGGTAAAGTGTCTGCTATTGAAGAATTATCTAAAAGAATAGATTTAAATTCTGTTGATTTGATGGCAGTAACCTATGCTATGGGTGATGGAATAAATAAAATCCAGGATATTAGTAAAGTAGATAATCGTGGAATTTTATCTATTGGTGGTGCTGGAAAAGTTACTGGTGGAGGTACATCAGTATTTGGTGAAATAGAAAATTCAGAAATTCCAGCTATTATGATACCTGGCCTTCATAAAGATTCTGATTCATTAGATGAACTATTTAGAGCAGCTTATTCTCATCAAGCTAGTCCTGAAAAAGTTAGTATATGTTACAATGCTTTTTTAGAAACTGGTTGGAAAAACATGATTGTAGCAGATATCAGTTCCAATAGTGTTGATATTCTAATTGAAAATGGTAAAATTAAAGGTGCTATTGATGCATGTTTAGGAGCTATGGGAATTGTTCATGGGCCTTTGGATTTGAAAATGTTAAGACAAATTGATGAGGAAGGTTTAAGTGCAAATACCTGTTTTTCACATGCAGGTGCTATAAAAATAGCTGATGTTGATGGTAAAGTAGCTAATATGAAGAATCAGTTATTGGATAATTATGAATCTGGTGATGAAAAAGCTAAATTAGCTATTGATACTTTAATAATGACTGTTGCTATGGAAATAGCTGGACTTGATGTTGTTTGTGAAAATGAAATTGAAGGTATTGTTTTAACAGGTTCTGTAGGTAGTGCTACTAAACCATTTAATTTTGAAAATGAGATTAATAAGTACTTTAAGAATAAATATCCTTTGAAAGTTATTTCTAAAGAATCTGGAGCTATAGGTGCAGCTCAAATAGCTATGGATGTTTATAATGGTAAAAAAGAGATTTTAGGAATTTTAGTAGATTATTAGCTAGTCTTTTAAACTAACTAAAACTACATTTCCTCCTTTTATAGTTTCTAAACCGTTTTCAGTTTCAAGAACTAAATTTAAGTAGTTATCAACAGCTATTACTTTTCCTTCACTGCAGTTATTATCTCTAAGGTCTACACTGACATTTTTACCTTTAAATTGTAAAAATAATTTATTAACTTCATCATTATTGTTCATTGAATCAACCTTTGATTTTTATGTTATAATATTAAGTTTTTAACTTTATATAACTTATGTACTTATTTACTAAAAAAATTCATATACTGGATAATTATATAAAATATATGTGGTAATAGTTATGGCAATTAATTTATTAGAACAAAATTTAGAAGCAATTACACATACCTTAGCTAAGTTACAGCAAGAAGGATGTAGTGATGAAAAAATTTTAAATGAACTTCGTGAAGAAAGGGATAAAATACTTAAAGATTTAAAACTTTAAGTTATTCTAACCATTCTTTTATTAAATCCATATCTCCAGTTAAATCAATTTTAAGTGGGGTTATGGTGGTTTTATTTAGTTTTTTAATGTAATGACTGTCTGTTCCTTCACAATCAGAATTGTAAGGTTCTCCACCAATCCAATAATAAGGTTTTCCACGTGGATCTAACCTTCTGTGAATTACTGGTGTGTACATTCTATTTCCAAGTTTAGCAACTTCAAACTCTTCATCAACTGGATTTTCAGGTATATTCACATTTAATAAGTCAATACCCTCAGGTAATCCTTTTTTAAGTACTATTTTTACAAGTTTTCTAAGCATTTTTCCTGCAAAACTAAAATCAATATCTACTGTCCCATTTTCAAATTTAACATAATCTTTTGTAACTTCCTGAGAAATAGCTATTGCAGGAATTCCAAAACTTGCAGCTTCTAATGCAGCACCTATTGTACCTGATGTTGTTAATTCTGCTTTTCCAAGATTAAAACCAGTATTTATCCCAGAAATCATTATGTCTGGTTTTTCATCAATTATTTCAAATAATCCAAAAGTAACTGCATCAGTTGGTGTTCCAGTTACTCCATAACCTTGACTTTTATCTCTTAATGTTGTTGGATTTATTCTTAATGGATTGTAAAGGGTTATTGCATGTCCAATTCCACTTTGTTGAGTTTCAGGGGCTACTACATAAACATCGCATAAATCTTCAATTGCATTTTTGGCAGCTAATATTCCTGTGGCATTTACTCCATCATCATTACTTATTAATGCTTTCATATATGTAAATAATAGTTTGGTACTTAAAATAATTTATGTTGCTATGATAAACTTTAATAACAATTTCATGTATAAAATATATTAGTAGATTTTTTTTAAATAAAACACTTACAGGTGGAACATTGGAAAAACCACAATTGATTAATTTTATAGCTAAAGTGATGGAGGATTCAGGTTTTAAAATTTATAAGAATTTTAAAACTTCACAAAGAGTTATAGATATTTATGCAATTCTACCTACAACAATGGGGGATTTTGGCGTAGTTGTAGCATGTAAAAATTATGATAGGGATTTTGAAGTTGGAGTAGATGTTTTAAAAGAAATGGAAGAAGCAGGTGAAAGTTTAAAAGCTTCTAAAGTAGCTGTTATTTCATCATCTAAATTCACTAATCAAGCTACTAATTATGCTCTTAGGAAAAATATTAAACTTGTTGATAGGGATAAATTAATTGAATTAGCTAAAAAATATCAGAATAAAACTGAAAATCAATCAACTTTAGATACTCAAAAAGAAAATGAAGATGTTATTGAAGATTATTATGATTATTCTTATGATTCTGATGATATGGACTATTTGATGAGAAGACAGGATGAAGAAGATTTCATCTATAATTCAAATAGTTTATATCCTTATGATGATCATAGTCATTCTCATGGATTATTATCTAAATTAGGTGGACATAGTGAATCTAGACAAAGAGCAAGTTTAGCTCCTGTGAACTCATATTATTATGATTCCAGTCCATCATTTAATTTTGATTTTGTTGGAATTTTAACAAAGATATTAGCTAATCCTATAGCTGCTGTAATTTTAGTTGTACTTGTATCTTATGGATTATCCTATTTATTTGGTAATGTCCTTAAAGCAGGTGGAGGGGCAGGTGGTTTAGTTGAAATGCTTGCTGCACTAGCTATGTCTTATGGATTAACTTACTTCTTTTCAGAAAGAAGTAAATTTTTCATCATTAGAGGAACTGTTATATTCTTTGTTTCTTTGATTATATTGATTATTTTAATTTTTATTTAATTTAATATTTTTATAATTTAAAATAATGATAATAAAGCCTAACAGATATAAGAACCAAATCATAATGTCTGTTGGTCCTGTTTCAATCCAAATTAAAGTATGTGTTAAAATTATGGAATAGAAACTTATTCCAATCTCTTTTTTATATTTTCCAACTATATTAAGCATTTTTAAAAATATTCCCATTAAAAACATCTGTATCAAAACACCAATTAGTCCAAAATCAAGATATGCAGGTCCAAAGATTGTGGAAGTTATACAAACATTATCTGTAAGTACATATTGTCCTATAAATGTTCTTGGACTATCACTTGAGAATATCATAGATAGAATATGTCCATGTGTAGTGCCACCTAAATTTAAAATTCTCTGGAATACTTCCAGTGTAAATCCTGCTCTGTAAAATATTAATTCAAGAGGATTTAACATCCAATGTTGGCCTGCAATAGATTGGGATGCAATATATCCAATTGCAAGTAATCCAATTACAATCAATCCTACAAATAAAATTCCTATTTTTTTATCTATTTTTCCAATATAATACATTGTAATAAGAACACTGGCTAATATTCCAAGTACTGATGTTCTGTATCCATTTAATCCAAATATTAAAGCTCCAATTAAAACTAAAATTAAATACCTTTTTTTATAATATTTAGCTATTAATATGTTTATTATGATTAAAAATAAGGGATAAGCTATTCTCCAGATATTTGTGGTTGCATTTGATTTTAACACACTATTAAAAAGAGGAATTCCTCCAATAAATATCATATTTAATGATTGGAGAATAATAGCTAGTAATATAAGTATAATTAGTAATTTTTCACTAAAGAAATTATTTATCTCAGTATATGTCTTTGATTCTTCATGGTTTTCTATTGTAAATTTAAATTTTACAATAATTATTCCAATTAAAAATACAAGTGTTCCAACTAAAACAGTACCTATTGTCTGGATACTTAATGGATATTCAAAACGATAATTAAATGATCCAATATATCCCATTGTCAAAAATATTACAATTGCTAATGCTACAATATATGGTGAGAAAAAATCGAAGTTTTTCAATTTCATAAAACTTATCCTCCAATTTCTTTTGCAGAAATAGCTAAATTACATCCAAAGTTAGGCATAGCGGCTACATGTGTATGAACATAACTTGCAAGTGTATTTCCATCTATAAATCCGTCCTGATTGTTATAAGAACCTTTTCCTCTTAAAATATTAAATGCTAATTTGTGTTGTATGTTGGAATCATCTACTAAAACTTTTGAATAATGGAATTCATGTCCATTAAATTTTTCCCCTTTTTTAGAAATTATATTGTCTTGTTTAACTTCTGCTATAGTATATTTTAATGCTTGAACTTTATTAGTTAAAATAGATTTGTAGGGGTAAATGGATACTTGTTTATCTTCATGAATTGAATTCATAAGGTACATTAAACCTCCACATTCTGCGAAAATAGGTCTATTTTCAACATGGAACTGTTTTATTTGTTTTAAGATATTCGTATTTTTAGATAATTCTTTAGAAAATAATTCTGGATATCCTCCACCAATATATAATCCGTCAACATCTGGTAGGGATTCATCTTTTAAAGGTGAGAAATATTCAATTTTACAGTTATTAGCTTCTAATGATTCAATATTTTCTTTATAATAGAAATTGAACACTTCATCGTAAGCTACTCCAATTTTTACTTTTTGTTTATTTAATTTATTCCAAATAGGTTCTCTTGGAGAAGTTAATTTTGGTGCTTCTTTAGCTATTTCAATTAATCTGTCTAAATCAATTGATTCTTTTATTATATTTGACCAAAGGTCAATAAATGTTAATGAATTTTCTCGTTCAACAGCAGGAACAAGACCTAAATGTCTTTGTTCAATGGATATGGAATCATCACGAGTAATTCCACCAATTACTTCAACACCAGTAAGTTCTTCAATAGATTTTTTGGTTTTTAAGTAATGAGCGTTATTTTTTACCTTATTTAAAATAACTCCAGCTATATTAATTTCGCTGTCAAGTGCTTTAAATCCTAAAACTAAAGCAGCAGCACTTTTTACCAAACTTCTAGAATTAATAATTAAAATAACAGGAGCATTTAAAGCTTTAGCTATTGATGCAGTACTTCCAATATCATTTATAGAGTCAATACCTTCATAAAGTCCACGAACACCTTCTATAATTGCTATGTCTTTAGTTTCCATAGCTTTTAAAAAAGCATCTCTTACTTGACCTTCTTTCATAAAGAATGAATCAAGGTTTCTAGAGGTATTTCCAGTAGCTAATGTATGGTATGTAGGATCAATGTAATCTGGACCTACTTTAAATGGTTGAACATTATATTCTTCGCTTAATGCTTTCATAATTCCAGTAGATATTGTTGTTTTTCCAACTGCACTACCTGTTCCTGCTAATATAATTCTCATAATACTATTTTATGTTATGTTGTGATATAATTATTTATCGTATAATATGTTTTATATAAGATAATCAATATAATTTAAATTAATATATTATGGTGGTTAAATGAGAATACTACTTATTCATTCTGATTATTTAAATTACAATGTAAAAAACAAAACACCTGTAGCTGAAGAAATTGAAGATGCTAAAAAACAAGGAGCATTTGATGAATCTTTAGTTGTATTTACAGCTGTTGAAAAAGATGACGAAAAAAATCCACAAGGAATTGTTAAAAATTTAGTTAAAGAAGTTATTAAGACTAATGATCAAGTTAAAGCTGAAAATATAGTTCTATATCCATATGCTCATTTATCTTCTTCTTTAAGTTCACCAAAATTAGCTGTTCAAGTATTAAAAGATGCTGAAGAAGCTTTAGTTGAAGAAGGATTAAATGTTAAAAGAGTACCATTTGGCTGGTATAAAGCATTTGAAATTTCTTGTAAAGGACATCCATTAAGTGAACTTTCAAGAACTATCACTGCTGAAGAAGCAGAAGAAACAGAAGAAGTTGAAAAGAAACCTTCTTCCTGGTCTATTCTTGATGGAGATAAAGTTCTTGATATTGATACTTTTAAATTTGAAAATGATCAATTAGAAAAACTTGTTAATTATGAACTTGGCAGAGGTGCTTCTGATGAAGGTGAACCTCCTCATGTTAAATTAATGAGAGAAAAAGAATTATGTGATTATGAAAGCGCATCTGATGTTGGAAATCTTAAATGGTTCCCAAAAGGACGTTTAGTTCGTGATTTACTTGCTGATTATGTTTATAATTTAGTTGTAGATCAAGGAGCAATGCCTATTGAAACTCCAATTTTCTATGATTTAGACAATGAAGCTATCAATGTTCATGCAGCTAAATTTGGAGAAAGACAATATAGAACTGACACTAAGAAAAATTTAATGCTTAGATTTGCATGTTGTTTCGGTGCATTTAGAGTAATGGCTGATCCATTTATCACATGGAAAAACTTACCCGCAAAACTCTATGAATTATCTACTTACAGTTTCCGTTTTGAGAAAAAAGGAGAAGTTGTAGGTCTTAAAAGATTAAGAGCATTTACTATGCCTGATTTCCATAGTTTCTGTGCTGATATGGATAGTACTTTAGAAGAATTCTCAAAACAAACTGATATGTGTATTCAAACTGGTTTGGATTTAGATGTTAATTATGAGGTAATTTTCAGAGCTACTAAAGACTTCTATGATGAAAACAAAGAATGGATGTATAGTATTGGTAAAAAAATAGGTAAACCAGTATTACTTGAAATTTTACCTGAAAGAAAACATTATTGGTCTTGTAAAGTTGACTTTGCAGCTATTGATTACTTAGGAAGACCAATTGAAAACCCTACTGTTCAAATAGATGTTGAAAGT contains:
- the ilvC gene encoding ketol-acid reductoisomerase codes for the protein MKMYYESDVNTDALKGKTVAVMGYGSQGRAQSRNMADSGVDVIVGLRENGNSWNLAKEDGMNVKSFSDAAKEADIIHILLPDEIQEKIYNEQIAPYVEAGNTISFSHGYNIHFGLIKPGEDVNIVMFAPKGPGSKVRTTYLEGFGIPGLVAIEQDATGDALQLALGMAKACGFTKAGVIETTFKEETETDLFGEQAVLCGGLTGLINAGFQTLVEAGYQPEIAYFETCHEVKLIVDDIYEHGFGGMWKDVSNTAEYGGLTRRDYVITEEAKKGMKKVLSEIQDGTFKKQFADENATDAANLKEMRAAEDQESIEVVGERLRKACGLQKDD
- a CDS encoding methanogenesis marker 12 protein translates to MVFIGMDHGTTGISFCIMSNNGEVIDVFKIGREESKQGKVSAIEELSKRIDLNSVDLMAVTYAMGDGINKIQDISKVDNRGILSIGGAGKVTGGGTSVFGEIENSEIPAIMIPGLHKDSDSLDELFRAAYSHQASPEKVSICYNAFLETGWKNMIVADISSNSVDILIENGKIKGAIDACLGAMGIVHGPLDLKMLRQIDEEGLSANTCFSHAGAIKIADVDGKVANMKNQLLDNYESGDEKAKLAIDTLIMTVAMEIAGLDVVCENEIEGIVLTGSVGSATKPFNFENEINKYFKNKYPLKVISKESGAIGAAQIAMDVYNGKKEILGILVDY
- a CDS encoding LSM domain-containing protein; this encodes MNNNDEVNKLFLQFKGKNVSVDLRDNNCSEGKVIAVDNYLNLVLETENGLETIKGGNVVLVSLKD
- the surE gene encoding 5'/3'-nucleotidase SurE, with the protein product MKALISNDDGVNATGILAAKNAIEDLCDVYVVAPETQQSGIGHAITLYNPLRINPTTLRDKSQGYGVTGTPTDAVTFGLFEIIDEKPDIMISGINTGFNLGKAELTTSGTIGAALEAASFGIPAIAISQEVTKDYVKFENGTVDIDFSFAGKMLRKLVKIVLKKGLPEGIDLLNVNIPENPVDEEFEVAKLGNRMYTPVIHRRLDPRGKPYYWIGGEPYNSDCEGTDSHYIKKLNKTTITPLKIDLTGDMDLIKEWLE
- a CDS encoding restriction endonuclease; this encodes MEKPQLINFIAKVMEDSGFKIYKNFKTSQRVIDIYAILPTTMGDFGVVVACKNYDRDFEVGVDVLKEMEEAGESLKASKVAVISSSKFTNQATNYALRKNIKLVDRDKLIELAKKYQNKTENQSTLDTQKENEDVIEDYYDYSYDSDDMDYLMRRQDEEDFIYNSNSLYPYDDHSHSHGLLSKLGGHSESRQRASLAPVNSYYYDSSPSFNFDFVGILTKILANPIAAVILVVLVSYGLSYLFGNVLKAGGGAGGLVEMLAALAMSYGLTYFFSERSKFFIIRGTVIFFVSLIILIILIFI
- a CDS encoding oligosaccharide repeat unit polymerase family protein; this translates as MKLKNFDFFSPYIVALAIVIFLTMGYIGSFNYRFEYPLSIQTIGTVLVGTLVFLIGIIIVKFKFTIENHEESKTYTEINNFFSEKLLIILILLAIILQSLNMIFIGGIPLFNSVLKSNATTNIWRIAYPLFLIIINILIAKYYKKRYLILVLIGALIFGLNGYRTSVLGILASVLITMYYIGKIDKKIGILFVGLIVIGLLAIGYIASQSIAGQHWMLNPLELIFYRAGFTLEVFQRILNLGGTTHGHILSMIFSSDSPRTFIGQYVLTDNVCITSTIFGPAYLDFGLIGVLIQMFLMGIFLKMLNIVGKYKKEIGISFYSIILTHTLIWIETGPTDIMIWFLYLLGFIIIILNYKNIKLNKN
- the cfbB gene encoding Ni-sirohydrochlorin a,c-diamide synthase translates to MRIILAGTGSAVGKTTISTGIMKALSEEYNVQPFKVGPDYIDPTYHTLATGNTSRNLDSFFMKEGQVRDAFLKAMETKDIAIIEGVRGLYEGIDSINDIGSTASIAKALNAPVILIINSRSLVKSAAALVLGFKALDSEINIAGVILNKVKNNAHYLKTKKSIEELTGVEVIGGITRDDSISIEQRHLGLVPAVERENSLTFIDLWSNIIKESIDLDRLIEIAKEAPKLTSPREPIWNKLNKQKVKIGVAYDEVFNFYYKENIESLEANNCKIEYFSPLKDESLPDVDGLYIGGGYPELFSKELSKNTNILKQIKQFHVENRPIFAECGGLMYLMNSIHEDKQVSIYPYKSILTNKVQALKYTIAEVKQDNIISKKGEKFNGHEFHYSKVLVDDSNIQHKLAFNILRGKGSYNNQDGFIDGNTLASYVHTHVAAMPNFGCNLAISAKEIGG
- a CDS encoding threonine--tRNA ligase gives rise to the protein MRILLIHSDYLNYNVKNKTPVAEEIEDAKKQGAFDESLVVFTAVEKDDEKNPQGIVKNLVKEVIKTNDQVKAENIVLYPYAHLSSSLSSPKLAVQVLKDAEEALVEEGLNVKRVPFGWYKAFEISCKGHPLSELSRTITAEEAEETEEVEKKPSSWSILDGDKVLDIDTFKFENDQLEKLVNYELGRGASDEGEPPHVKLMREKELCDYESASDVGNLKWFPKGRLVRDLLADYVYNLVVDQGAMPIETPIFYDLDNEAINVHAAKFGERQYRTDTKKNLMLRFACCFGAFRVMADPFITWKNLPAKLYELSTYSFRFEKKGEVVGLKRLRAFTMPDFHSFCADMDSTLEEFSKQTDMCIQTGLDLDVNYEVIFRATKDFYDENKEWMYSIGKKIGKPVLLEILPERKHYWSCKVDFAAIDYLGRPIENPTVQIDVESGKRFDITYLGEDGKEHNPTILHCSPTGSIERVICSLLEKTAIEINEKAPMLPTWLSPIEVRIITVGEDHKEFANELYDKINAENIRVDIDDRDESVGKKIRNAATEWIPYIFVVGDNEKESGVFSVTVRETGEKVDMTVDELIKEVLDKTKGMPYRGLPLPKDISTRINFQ